Genomic window (Cellulosilyticum lentocellum DSM 5427):
CTAAGTGACTCACCTTAATATATGATAAAAAGGAGCTGAAAAAATGGAATGGATACAATGCTTAAACCGTGCTATGAAGTATATTGAAGAGCATTTAGAAGATGAAATAAAGTATGAAGAGGTGGCTAAGTTAGCTTGCTGTTCAACTTATCATTTTCAAAGAATGTTTACTTATATGGCAAATGTGCCACTTTCAGAATACATACGACGTAGGCGAATGACTATGGCAGCAGTAAGATTGCAAAGTACAGATATAAAGATTGTGGATCTTGCTCTTATTTATGGCTATGAATCTCCTACAGCTTTTAATCGTGCTTTTCAAAGCATCCATGATGTGACACCCTCTAAGGCAAGACAAGAGGGCATTAGTTTAAAGGCTTATCCTCCTATCAGCTTTAGTTTATCTATTAAGGGAGATGTAGCAATGAATTACAGAATCGAAAAGAAAGAAGCTTTTAGAATTATAGGGATTTCTGCTCCATTACATCAAGACATAGAAAAGAATTTCGAGGTAGTACCGATGATGTGGCAAAAGGCCGCAATGAGCGGCACTATAGAAAAGTTAGCAGCAATGATGAATGGAGAACTTAAAGGCATACTAGGGGTAAGTGCATGTAATGAAAGAGAACAGTGGAAGTATTTTATTGCAGCAGCAAGTCATGAGCCTTTAGATGAATCACTAGAAGAACTCACAGTGCCTCCAGCAACCTGGGCCATTTTTTATGGAGAAGGGACTATGCCAGAGGCAGTGCAGGAATTAGAAAGAAGGATTGTGACAGAGTGGCTACCTACTTCAGGCTATGAATATGGAAACGCACCAGATATAGAAGTTTACCTTTCACCAGACCCACAAAATGCAAAGTTTGAAGTTTGGATTCCAGTCATGAAAAAGGAGGATAACTAGTGGTTCATTTAGTATACTGCGATGATAAGGAAAAGGTATTAGAAAAAATAGTAGAAGGTTCAAAGACAATGATTATAAGAGCAGCAGCAGGACGAAAAATACCTCATAGTAGAGTGTTTGAAGGAGAAAAACTTTACTTCATGAAAAAGGGAACAGGTAAAATCACGGCAATGGCAACTGTAGAATCCGTACAAAACTATATTAAGCTAACAGAAGAAGAGATTAATAGTACACTTGAAAACAATCAGCCCCAGCTCAATTTATCCAAAAAACAACAAGAACGATGGCACAAAAAATGTATGTGTTTAGTGGCATTTACAGGTACCCGAGAAATAGAACCTTTAGCATTTGACCATCAAGGGAATATGGATGATTGGCTAATTATTGAGAAGATTGAAGATGTCGTTGTAGGAACAAGCATTCCTTATAATTATGAAAAGTCAAGATTTTAATTCATTTTAATCGTTTGTTGCTTTTTAAATTATTTCACCTGAATTGTTACAATATGTTATAATAAATGAGATGATTTAATATTAAGGACAAGGAAAAGGTGCCATATGCAAATTCAAAACAACTTTTTACCTATGTACTATCAATTAAAAAATATAATTATTGATATGATTGAAAATGAAGAGATCGGTGTAGACGAATGTATACCTTCAGAACCTAAGCTTATGCAGACTTATAACTTAAGTCGTACTACAGTTAGAAAAGCTATTGATGAACTGGTTAATGAGGGTTATTTATATAAAAAGCAAGGCAAAGGAACCTTTGTGAAAGGGCGTGGTTTTGAGCAAGGACTTATTAAGCTATCTGGTTGTAGTGAAGACATTAGACGTTATGGTCTAGAACCAAAACCTTTTGTATTAAAAGCTACTATAGAAAAGCCCTCAAAACGAGTAGCCAAGATGTTAGAAATCGACCAAGAGCAAGAAACCTTTTACATGGAACGCGTTATTTACGGGGATGAAATCCCTATTAATAAAAACAAGAGTCATATTCCTTATCATCTTGTACCAGGTATTGAAAAAGTGGATTTCAACAAAGAATCCTTATATAAGGTGATTGAAAAGGACTATGGCATAGTCATTACTAGAGCTATTCGTACAGTAGAAGCCATTTTAGCTAATGAGGAAATAGCACTTCAG
Coding sequences:
- a CDS encoding GntR family transcriptional regulator, which encodes MYYQLKNIIIDMIENEEIGVDECIPSEPKLMQTYNLSRTTVRKAIDELVNEGYLYKKQGKGTFVKGRGFEQGLIKLSGCSEDIRRYGLEPKPFVLKATIEKPSKRVAKMLEIDQEQETFYMERVIYGDEIPINKNKSHIPYHLVPGIEKVDFNKESLYKVIEKDYGIVITRAIRTVEAILANEEIALQLKIKEGAPVMLFKGQVYADMKGKEVIIEYFEAIYRSDQFQFYIEQHR
- a CDS encoding AraC family transcriptional regulator, which codes for MEWIQCLNRAMKYIEEHLEDEIKYEEVAKLACCSTYHFQRMFTYMANVPLSEYIRRRRMTMAAVRLQSTDIKIVDLALIYGYESPTAFNRAFQSIHDVTPSKARQEGISLKAYPPISFSLSIKGDVAMNYRIEKKEAFRIIGISAPLHQDIEKNFEVVPMMWQKAAMSGTIEKLAAMMNGELKGILGVSACNEREQWKYFIAAASHEPLDESLEELTVPPATWAIFYGEGTMPEAVQELERRIVTEWLPTSGYEYGNAPDIEVYLSPDPQNAKFEVWIPVMKKEDN